One genomic window of Psychrobacillus sp. INOP01 includes the following:
- a CDS encoding RDD family protein: protein MSEFVQPEDQNVQANTSATQQVIVHRTAQYGQKAAGFWIRFWAYTVDLLVLASIGMLLIKPIFRLFSFELNNPEWYAPFTVITAVIFYAYFVLMTKLCSQTVGKMIFGIRVISKEGEKLKWGTVIFREWIGRLISVIPLNIPYLVVAFTPKKQGVHDFIADTLVVHESVYDLKEKVTYENAIAKELHEPNVF, encoded by the coding sequence ATGAGTGAATTTGTACAACCAGAAGACCAAAATGTGCAAGCGAACACCTCTGCAACCCAGCAAGTAATTGTTCATCGAACTGCACAATATGGACAGAAGGCTGCGGGCTTTTGGATTCGTTTTTGGGCATATACAGTAGATCTTCTCGTTTTAGCTTCTATTGGTATGTTATTGATCAAACCTATATTTCGTTTGTTTTCATTCGAGTTAAATAATCCTGAATGGTATGCGCCATTTACTGTTATTACAGCAGTTATCTTCTATGCGTATTTTGTGTTGATGACTAAGCTATGTAGCCAAACTGTTGGAAAGATGATATTTGGCATTCGTGTAATATCGAAAGAAGGTGAAAAACTAAAATGGGGTACTGTTATATTTAGAGAATGGATTGGCCGATTAATATCTGTTATTCCGTTGAATATTCCCTATCTAGTCGTAGCTTTCACACCTAAAAAACAAGGTGTACATGATTTTATAGCTGATACATTAGTCGTTCATGAATCGGTATATGATTTAAAAGAGAAAGTCACATATGAAAATGCTATTGCAAAAGAGTTGCATGAGCCGAACGTATTCTAG